One part of the Methylobacterium mesophilicum SR1.6/6 genome encodes these proteins:
- the soxC gene encoding sulfite dehydrogenase has protein sequence MSEPKPRPDPSGPTSRRSFLRTSLALGGAVGAGVGTGAFAGRAAAAAPEAKNLPPNVPEWSQSLGDGVVSRPYGRPSKFEADVIRRDVEWLTASRQSSVSFTPLHQLEGIITPNGLGFERHHGGIAEIDPAEHRLMIHGLVEKPLMLTLEDIKRFPRVNRIAFLECAANSGMEWKGAQLNGCQFTHGMIHCVMYTGVPLKRLLEEAGLKTNAKWLLPEGADASAMTRSVPIEKALDDAIVAYAMNGEALYPEHGYPLRLVLPGWQGNMWVKWLRRIKVGDEPWHTREETSKYTALMPDGQARRFTWAMDAKSVITNPSPQAPIHGKGFTVLSGLAWSGRGAINGVDVSLDGGRNWRAARLDGPVLDKALTRFYYEFDWNGEPLLLQSRARDETGYVQPTKAALRQHRGLNSIYHNNGIQTWHVLPTGEIENVEVA, from the coding sequence ATGTCTGAACCGAAGCCGCGCCCCGATCCGTCCGGGCCGACCTCCCGCCGATCCTTCCTGCGCACCAGCCTCGCCTTGGGCGGAGCGGTCGGCGCCGGGGTGGGAACCGGCGCTTTCGCGGGCCGTGCGGCCGCCGCCGCGCCAGAGGCGAAGAACCTGCCGCCGAACGTGCCGGAATGGTCGCAATCCCTCGGTGACGGCGTCGTGAGCCGGCCCTATGGCCGCCCCTCGAAGTTCGAGGCGGACGTGATCCGCCGCGACGTCGAATGGCTGACCGCCTCTCGCCAGAGCTCGGTGAGCTTCACGCCGCTGCACCAGCTTGAGGGGATCATCACGCCCAACGGCCTCGGCTTCGAGCGCCACCATGGCGGCATCGCCGAGATCGACCCGGCCGAGCACCGGTTGATGATCCACGGCCTCGTCGAGAAGCCGCTGATGCTGACGCTGGAGGACATCAAGCGCTTCCCCCGCGTCAACCGGATCGCCTTCCTCGAATGCGCGGCCAATTCCGGCATGGAGTGGAAGGGCGCGCAGCTCAACGGCTGCCAGTTCACCCACGGCATGATCCACTGCGTCATGTATACGGGCGTGCCGCTCAAGCGCCTGCTCGAAGAGGCGGGTCTCAAGACGAACGCCAAGTGGCTGCTGCCGGAGGGGGCCGACGCCTCGGCCATGACCCGCTCGGTGCCGATCGAGAAGGCGCTCGACGACGCCATCGTCGCCTACGCCATGAACGGCGAGGCTCTCTATCCCGAGCACGGTTATCCCCTGCGCCTCGTCCTGCCCGGCTGGCAGGGCAATATGTGGGTGAAGTGGCTGCGCCGGATCAAGGTCGGCGACGAGCCCTGGCACACCCGCGAGGAGACCTCGAAGTACACGGCCCTCATGCCGGACGGACAGGCGCGGCGCTTCACCTGGGCCATGGACGCGAAGTCCGTGATCACCAATCCGAGCCCGCAGGCGCCCATTCACGGCAAGGGCTTCACCGTGCTCTCGGGCCTCGCGTGGTCGGGACGCGGGGCGATCAATGGCGTGGACGTCTCCCTCGATGGCGGTCGCAACTGGCGCGCCGCCCGCCTCGACGGTCCGGTCCTCGATAAGGCGCTGACGCGCTTTTATTACGAGTTCGACTGGAACGGTGAGCCGCTGCTGCTCCAGTCCCGCGCCAGGGACGAGACCGGCTATGTGCAGCCGACCAAGGCGGCTTTGCGCCAGCATCGCGGCCTGAACTCGATCTACCACAACAACGGCATCCAGACCTGGCACGTGCTGCCCACCGGGGAGATCGAGAATGTCGAGGTCGCGTAA
- a CDS encoding thioredoxin family protein, translating to MTTRRFLLGALAAAPLLFGTATNAAEAVFTPDAFEAAQKAGKPILVHVTAPWCTVCAAQKPILAKLEAQPRFKDLQVFDVDFDSRKDVLKRFGVTTQSTLITFKDEKETGRSVGDTQPEWIEGAVEKAL from the coding sequence ATGACCACCCGTCGGTTCCTGCTCGGCGCCCTGGCCGCCGCTCCCCTGCTGTTCGGTACCGCCACGAATGCCGCCGAGGCGGTCTTCACCCCTGATGCATTCGAGGCGGCCCAGAAGGCAGGCAAGCCGATCCTCGTCCATGTCACTGCGCCGTGGTGCACCGTCTGCGCGGCCCAGAAGCCGATCCTGGCAAAGCTGGAAGCACAGCCCCGGTTCAAGGATCTCCAGGTATTCGATGTCGACTTCGACAGCCGCAAGGATGTGTTGAAGCGGTTCGGCGTGACGACACAGAGCACCCTGATCACCTTCAAGGATGAGAAGGAGACGGGACGCTCAGTCGGCGACACCCAACCAGAGTGGATCGAGGGCGCCGTCGAGAAGGCTTTGTAG
- the soxB gene encoding thiosulfohydrolase SoxB has translation MTSRRDFLQIAAATAALVPTGWTRAFAQQRLTQDDLLAFEPMGNVTLVHLTDIHAQLRPVLFREPSTNLGVGEARGQVPHVTGRAYLDLYGIPGGSPLAYALTPEDYVALARSYGRMGGLDRIATVLDAIRAERGDKVLFLDGGDTWQNSYTSMVSKGQDMVDCMALLKPDAMTGHWEFTLGTERVKEIVDGLGCPFLGQNVRDAEWNEPAFEATKMFERGGAKVAVIGQAFPYTPIANPRWMIPNWSFGIREEDVQASVDKARKEGADLVVLLSHNGFDVDRKLASRVKGIDVVLTGHTHDALPQAVKVGNTLLIASGSHGKFLTRVDLDVRDGAVKGYRSKLIPIFSDVIAPQKAMAAKIQAIRAPHETMLSQELGRTEALLYRRGNFNGTLDDLICDALLSEREADIALSPGFRWGTTLLPGQAITHEDVYNATAITYPAAYRMPMTGARLKEVLEDVADNLFNADPYYQQGGDMVRVGGVSYAIDVARPAGSRISDLTLLRTGKPIEAGSSYTVAGWASVNEGTEGPPIWDVVASHIKAKGTVNPTPAQVTVRGA, from the coding sequence ATGACCTCACGCCGCGACTTCCTGCAGATCGCCGCCGCCACCGCGGCCTTGGTGCCGACAGGCTGGACCCGCGCCTTCGCCCAGCAGCGCCTGACCCAGGACGACCTCCTGGCCTTCGAGCCGATGGGCAACGTCACCCTGGTCCACCTGACCGACATCCACGCGCAGTTGCGGCCCGTGCTGTTCCGCGAGCCCTCGACCAACCTCGGGGTGGGCGAGGCGCGCGGTCAGGTCCCCCACGTCACCGGACGCGCCTACCTCGACCTCTACGGCATCCCCGGCGGCTCGCCGCTGGCCTATGCGCTAACGCCGGAGGACTACGTCGCCTTGGCCCGCAGCTACGGCCGGATGGGTGGCCTCGACCGCATCGCCACGGTGCTCGACGCGATCCGCGCCGAGCGCGGCGACAAGGTGCTGTTCCTCGACGGCGGCGACACTTGGCAGAACAGCTACACCTCGATGGTGAGCAAGGGCCAGGACATGGTCGACTGCATGGCGCTGCTGAAGCCAGACGCCATGACCGGCCACTGGGAGTTCACCCTCGGAACCGAGCGGGTGAAGGAGATCGTGGACGGGCTCGGCTGCCCGTTCCTCGGCCAGAACGTCCGCGACGCTGAGTGGAACGAGCCGGCTTTCGAAGCCACGAAGATGTTCGAGCGCGGTGGCGCGAAGGTCGCGGTGATCGGGCAGGCCTTCCCCTACACGCCCATCGCCAACCCGCGTTGGATGATTCCGAACTGGTCCTTCGGCATTCGTGAGGAGGATGTCCAGGCGAGCGTCGACAAGGCCCGGAAAGAGGGCGCCGACCTTGTCGTGCTGCTCTCCCACAACGGCTTCGACGTCGACCGCAAACTCGCCTCGCGGGTGAAGGGAATCGACGTCGTCCTGACCGGCCACACGCACGATGCGCTGCCGCAGGCGGTGAAGGTCGGCAACACCCTGCTCATCGCCTCGGGCAGCCACGGCAAGTTCCTCACCCGTGTCGACCTCGACGTGCGGGACGGCGCCGTGAAGGGCTACCGCTCGAAGCTCATCCCGATCTTCTCCGATGTCATCGCCCCGCAGAAGGCGATGGCGGCCAAGATCCAGGCGATCCGTGCACCCCACGAGACGATGCTGAGCCAGGAACTCGGGCGGACCGAGGCCCTGCTCTACCGGCGCGGCAATTTCAACGGCACCCTCGATGACCTGATCTGCGATGCGCTCCTGTCCGAGCGGGAGGCCGACATCGCCCTCTCGCCCGGCTTCCGCTGGGGCACGACCCTCCTGCCCGGACAAGCGATCACCCACGAGGACGTCTACAACGCCACCGCCATCACCTACCCGGCGGCCTACCGGATGCCCATGACCGGCGCCCGGCTGAAGGAGGTGCTGGAGGACGTGGCCGACAACCTCTTCAACGCAGACCCGTACTACCAGCAGGGGGGCGACATGGTTCGGGTGGGGGGCGTGTCCTACGCCATCGATGTCGCCCGCCCGGCTGGCAGCCGCATCTCCGACCTCACCCTGCTGCGCACCGGCAAACCCATCGAGGCCGGCAGCAGCTACACCGTGGCGGGCTGGGCGAGCGTCAACGAGGGGACCGAGGGTCCGCCGATCTGGGACGTCGTCGCCTCGCACATCAAGGCCAAGGGAACGGTGAACCCGACGCCCGCGCAGGTCACCGTCCGTGGCGCCTAG
- a CDS encoding DsrE family protein, whose product MMLSRRGVSGLAALLAGLGASRATAAPATGPKTHRVAMQVSSRESGVFDLALNNAVNLAREYSEQAEELEVEIVAYGPGLHMLRADTSPVTARIHSISESVPGIVLSACGNTIKAMEKAEGHPLELLPHVGIVPAGAVRLVTLQEAGWSYLRV is encoded by the coding sequence ATGATGCTGTCGCGCAGGGGCGTCTCCGGTTTGGCCGCGCTGCTGGCCGGACTCGGGGCGAGCAGGGCCACGGCGGCTCCGGCAACCGGCCCGAAGACCCACCGGGTCGCGATGCAGGTCAGTTCGCGCGAGAGCGGCGTGTTCGATCTTGCCCTCAACAATGCGGTCAACCTCGCGCGCGAATACAGCGAACAGGCCGAGGAACTGGAAGTCGAGATCGTCGCCTATGGCCCAGGCCTGCACATGCTGCGGGCCGACACATCGCCCGTGACGGCGAGGATCCATTCCATCAGCGAGAGCGTGCCCGGGATCGTCCTCTCGGCCTGCGGCAACACAATCAAGGCTATGGAGAAGGCCGAGGGACACCCTTTGGAACTGCTGCCCCACGTCGGCATCGTTCCAGCGGGGGCGGTCCGTCTCGTGACCCTTCAGGAAGCAGGATGGAGCTACCTGCGCGTTTAA
- a CDS encoding c-type cytochrome, which translates to MSRSRNLIPAALSAILFAATPVAAERLNIGRAATPEEIKGWDIDVRPDGQGLPVGKGTAALGETIFQERCASCHGEFGEGAGRWPELAGGSGTLKSENPVKTIGSYWPYVSTVFDFVHRAMPFGAAQTLTPDETYSVTAYLLYLNDILKDQDFEVNEKNLASIRLPNEKNFFMDDRETAEKEFWTAKPCMTNCLPKEATITSHARILDVTPNKAADSAKKAPPVQ; encoded by the coding sequence ATGTCGAGGTCGCGTAACCTCATTCCGGCCGCCCTTTCGGCCATCCTCTTCGCCGCGACGCCGGTGGCGGCCGAGCGCCTAAACATCGGCCGCGCGGCAACGCCCGAGGAAATCAAGGGCTGGGACATCGACGTGCGGCCGGACGGCCAGGGGCTTCCGGTCGGCAAGGGCACGGCGGCACTCGGTGAGACCATCTTCCAGGAGCGCTGCGCCAGCTGCCACGGCGAGTTCGGCGAAGGCGCGGGCCGGTGGCCGGAACTCGCTGGCGGATCCGGGACCTTGAAGTCGGAGAACCCGGTCAAGACCATTGGGTCCTACTGGCCCTACGTCTCGACCGTCTTCGACTTCGTGCACCGGGCGATGCCGTTCGGCGCGGCTCAGACCCTGACGCCGGACGAGACCTACTCGGTCACGGCCTATCTCCTCTATCTCAACGACATTCTGAAGGATCAGGATTTCGAGGTGAACGAGAAGAACCTCGCCAGCATCCGCCTGCCGAACGAGAAGAACTTCTTCATGGACGACCGCGAGACGGCGGAGAAGGAGTTCTGGACGGCCAAGCCCTGCATGACCAACTGCCTGCCCAAAGAGGCGACCATCACAAGCCATGCGCGCATCCTCGACGTGACGCCCAACAAGGCTGCCGACTCCGCGAAGAAGGCGCCGCCGGTCCAATGA
- a CDS encoding cytochrome c biogenesis CcdA family protein gives MATTFGLAFLAGILSVLSPCVLPLLPLVLGAAASEHRLGPAALAAGLALSFVAIGLFVATVGFALGLDADVFRTVAAIMLVLIGLVLMVPAAQIRLAVAAGPVSNWTESRFGGFSTAGLLGQFGVGLLLGAVWSPCVGPTLGAASLLASQGRDLSTVAATMLLFGIGAALPLLLLGTLSREVLMRWRDRMMGLGKGLKVALGAILAATGLMIATGYDKTAETVLVNASPAWLTNLTTRL, from the coding sequence ATGGCCACGACGTTCGGCCTCGCGTTCCTCGCCGGCATCCTCTCGGTGCTGTCCCCATGCGTATTGCCCTTACTGCCGCTGGTTCTGGGGGCGGCGGCATCGGAACACAGGCTCGGTCCTGCAGCCCTGGCTGCCGGCCTCGCGCTGTCCTTCGTGGCCATTGGGCTGTTCGTGGCGACCGTAGGGTTCGCCCTCGGCCTCGACGCCGATGTCTTCCGCACCGTCGCGGCCATCATGCTGGTCCTGATCGGGCTCGTCCTGATGGTTCCGGCCGCCCAGATCCGGCTCGCCGTCGCCGCCGGCCCGGTGAGCAACTGGACCGAGAGCCGGTTCGGTGGCTTCTCGACCGCCGGGCTCCTGGGACAGTTTGGGGTCGGGCTGCTACTCGGGGCGGTCTGGAGCCCCTGCGTGGGGCCGACCCTCGGGGCCGCGTCCCTCCTCGCATCGCAGGGGCGAGACCTGAGTACGGTGGCGGCAACGATGCTTCTGTTCGGCATCGGCGCCGCTCTTCCGCTCCTGCTCCTCGGCACGCTGTCCCGCGAGGTACTGATGCGCTGGCGCGACCGGATGATGGGGCTCGGCAAGGGGCTGAAGGTCGCCCTGGGCGCCATCCTCGCGGCTACCGGCCTGATGATCGCCACGGGCTACGACAAGACTGCGGAGACCGTCCTTGTCAACGCCTCGCCGGCTTGGCTCACCAACCTGACGACCCGCCTGTGA
- a CDS encoding MBL fold metallo-hydrolase yields the protein MTGAPIPGSRCDRRLFMAGLAVGLASAWPTNSASANPEEALKVGGASIETASDGTLSSSLAFMLPNTPREEVETVFKVEGQRAEATPIPTNASLVRIGSEIILIDAGSGNSFQPTAGKLGETLESRNISREAITQVVFTHAHPDHLWGAIDDFDDSERFPNARYVVPAAEWDFWTRDDVENLVPDWLKGLSVGSRRTLRRLESKMERRKPGESIAPGLTYVATPGHTPGHASVLVEAGRDQVLIGGDALSHGILSFRRPAWAFGSDLDRDLASRTRLTLLDRLANERMTLVGFHLPGSGVGHVERAGDSYRFLQT from the coding sequence ATGACCGGCGCCCCTATCCCGGGATCGCGCTGCGACAGGCGTCTCTTCATGGCGGGGCTTGCGGTAGGCCTCGCGAGCGCGTGGCCGACCAACAGCGCGTCGGCCAACCCGGAGGAAGCACTGAAGGTCGGCGGCGCCTCCATCGAGACGGCGAGCGACGGCACGCTGTCCTCCTCCCTCGCGTTCATGCTGCCCAACACGCCGCGCGAGGAGGTGGAGACTGTCTTCAAGGTCGAGGGCCAGCGCGCGGAGGCCACCCCAATCCCGACGAACGCGAGCCTCGTGCGAATTGGTTCGGAGATCATCCTGATCGATGCTGGCTCGGGCAACTCATTTCAGCCTACGGCGGGCAAGCTCGGAGAGACATTGGAGAGCCGGAACATTTCGCGCGAGGCGATCACCCAGGTCGTGTTCACGCACGCCCATCCCGATCATCTCTGGGGCGCGATCGACGATTTCGACGACAGCGAACGGTTTCCCAATGCCCGCTACGTGGTGCCGGCGGCGGAATGGGATTTTTGGACCCGCGACGACGTCGAGAACCTGGTGCCCGACTGGCTGAAGGGTCTTTCCGTAGGCTCGCGACGGACCCTGCGCCGTCTTGAGTCGAAGATGGAGCGTCGTAAGCCCGGCGAGAGCATCGCTCCCGGCCTCACCTACGTCGCGACGCCGGGGCATACACCCGGCCACGCCTCCGTCCTGGTCGAAGCGGGACGGGATCAGGTACTGATCGGCGGGGATGCCCTAAGCCATGGCATCCTGTCGTTCCGGCGTCCCGCCTGGGCGTTCGGAAGCGATCTCGACCGCGACCTCGCTTCCCGCACCCGCCTGACCCTGTTGGACCGGTTGGCGAACGAGCGGATGACGCTCGTTGGCTTTCATCTCCCGGGCTCGGGCGTCGGACATGTCGAGCGTGCCGGCGACAGCTATCGATTCCTGCAGACCTGA